From a region of the Lactuca sativa cultivar Salinas chromosome 4, Lsat_Salinas_v11, whole genome shotgun sequence genome:
- the LOC111888487 gene encoding 60S ribosomal protein L34, translating to MVQRLTYRKRHSYATKSNQHRVVKTPGGKLVYQTTKKRASGPKCPVTGKRIQGIPHLRPTEYKRSRLSRNRRTVNRAYGGVLSAGAVRERIIRAFLVEEQKIVKKVLKIQKTKEKQAGKS from the exons ATGGTGCAGCGTCTCACATACCGGAAACGCCATAGCTATGCCACCAAATCCAATCAACACAGAGTCGTCAAAACCCCTG GTGGAAAGCTGGTTTACCAGACCACCAAAAAGAGAGCTAGCGGACCTAAGTGCCCTGTTACTGGCAAGCGAATTCAAGGG ATTCCTCATTTGAGGCCAACGGAATACAAAAGGTCAAGGCTGTCTAGGAACAGGAGGACGGTTAACCGAGCTTATGGGGGTGTATTGTCTGCTGGTGCTGTCAGGGAGAG GATTATTCGAGCTTTTTTGGTTGAAGAACAGAAGATTGTGAAGAAGGTTTTGAAAATTCAGAAGACAAAAGAAAAGCAAGCTGGAAAGAGTTGA